A genomic window from Alkalihalobacillus sp. AL-G includes:
- a CDS encoding YpzG family protein gives MGKDTQNRLYAMYEDPFQSPRANPKHSYQQVNGETQRSLHNHVLKVETRKRS, from the coding sequence ATGGGAAAAGATACTCAAAACCGGCTATATGCGATGTATGAAGATCCATTCCAATCACCGCGCGCGAACCCGAAACATTCCTACCAACAGGTGAATGGAGAAACGCAGCGGAGTTTGCACAACCACGTATTAAAAGTTGAAACACGAAAACGCTCTTAG
- a CDS encoding gamma-type small acid-soluble spore protein, giving the protein MAKQQQGQQTQAGTNVQQVKQQNAQAAQGQQPGQQAAQQAAQQKAGQFSAEFAGEQTNAQQVRQQNQQSQQRKK; this is encoded by the coding sequence ATGGCAAAACAACAACAAGGCCAACAAACACAAGCTGGTACAAACGTACAACAAGTTAAGCAGCAAAACGCTCAAGCGGCTCAAGGTCAACAACCTGGTCAACAAGCTGCTCAACAAGCTGCTCAACAAAAGGCTGGTCAATTTTCTGCTGAATTTGCGGGCGAACAAACAAATGCTCAGCAAGTACGTCAGCAAAACCAGCAATCTCAACAGCGTAAAAAGTAA
- a CDS encoding YfhD family protein, whose translation MGKDKRARRQAQNKQNMAPDGRDVEFSQELADSNDLQAQERAAAASKRARQK comes from the coding sequence ATGGGAAAAGACAAACGTGCTCGCAGACAAGCACAAAACAAGCAGAACATGGCTCCAGATGGCCGTGATGTGGAGTTTTCCCAAGAACTTGCCGACTCAAACGATCTGCAAGCTCAAGAACGAGCCGCTGCGGCTAGTAAGAGAGCAAGACAAAAATAA
- a CDS encoding DUF402 domain-containing protein: MSFPTTGSSIQIQSYKHNGQLHRVWEETIILKGTSSVVIGGNDRILVTESDGRQWRTREPAICYFNSEQWFNVIAMLRENGIHYYCNLGTPFTYDEEALKYIDYDLDVKVFPDMTYTLLDEDEFVLHRKEMDYPTEINDIMRRNLEQLYSLINQRKGPFEPFFVENWYERFLEYR, encoded by the coding sequence ATGTCTTTTCCGACCACTGGAAGTTCAATACAAATTCAAAGCTATAAACATAACGGACAATTGCACCGGGTATGGGAAGAAACAATCATCTTAAAAGGAACTTCTTCTGTTGTAATTGGCGGAAATGACCGCATTTTGGTTACAGAATCAGATGGAAGACAGTGGCGTACAAGGGAACCAGCCATTTGTTATTTCAACTCAGAACAATGGTTCAATGTCATTGCAATGTTACGTGAAAATGGCATCCATTACTACTGTAATCTAGGAACTCCTTTTACCTATGATGAAGAAGCATTGAAGTATATCGATTATGATTTAGATGTCAAAGTTTTTCCGGATATGACTTATACCTTGCTTGATGAGGATGAGTTTGTGCTCCATCGTAAGGAAATGGATTACCCGACTGAAATCAACGATATTATGCGACGGAATTTAGAGCAATTGTATTCATTGATTAATCAACGCAAAGGCCCTTTTGAACCTTTTTTTGTGGAGAATTGGTATGAGCGGTTTTTAGAATATCGGTAA
- a CDS encoding YfhH family protein: MEKRYSDMSKYELHEEIRTLTENARKAEQLGVVNELAVLERKIAMARCYLLDPSHYKPGEVYELEIDPQRDFKIDYMNGIFAWGYRSGQNELEAFPISMLRSKNKKD; this comes from the coding sequence ATGGAAAAGCGCTATAGTGATATGAGTAAATATGAATTGCATGAAGAAATTCGTACATTAACGGAAAATGCAAGAAAAGCGGAACAACTTGGGGTCGTCAATGAACTAGCAGTGCTTGAAAGGAAAATTGCGATGGCTCGATGTTATTTGCTTGACCCATCACATTATAAGCCAGGTGAAGTATATGAGTTGGAAATTGATCCACAACGTGATTTTAAAATTGATTATATGAATGGAATTTTCGCATGGGGATATCGAAGCGGACAAAACGAACTTGAGGCATTTCCGATATCGATGCTGCGTTCGAAAAATAAAAAGGACTAA
- a CDS encoding metal-dependent hydrolase, which translates to MDTGTHIVMGIALGGLATIDPVLTQDPVTTQAVLVGTIVGSNAPDFDTILKLRSNAVYIRNHRGITHSIPAVILWPILIAGVLSLFFPGANLLHVWLWTFLAVFLHVFVDIFNAYGTQALYPFTKRWIALGMINIFDPFIFTTHIFGFVLWYLGFDPGYTFLTIYTILIGYYIWRYLSRRHTIQVVKKEILDAENVIVCPTIRWSQKHVAVMTDDQFHVVEVKGDDLTVHDIYDRKPIPDNPMINAAVKNSNLAAFLSFSPVYRWEVENLEDGYEVRFIDLRYRSKGHYPFVAVVRMDENLTITTSFTGWVYSEKTLKRKLELATN; encoded by the coding sequence ATGGATACGGGTACACATATTGTTATGGGTATCGCTCTTGGTGGACTCGCCACTATCGACCCTGTACTTACACAGGATCCGGTAACTACACAAGCTGTATTAGTCGGGACGATAGTAGGCTCGAACGCCCCTGATTTTGATACGATATTAAAATTAAGGAGTAATGCCGTCTATATTCGGAACCATCGTGGAATAACCCACTCGATTCCGGCTGTTATTTTATGGCCGATTTTGATTGCTGGGGTTCTTAGTCTGTTCTTTCCAGGAGCGAATTTACTTCACGTATGGTTATGGACATTTTTAGCTGTCTTTTTACATGTGTTTGTTGATATTTTTAATGCATATGGGACTCAAGCCTTATATCCATTTACAAAAAGATGGATTGCACTCGGTATGATTAATATTTTCGATCCGTTTATATTTACTACCCATATCTTTGGGTTTGTTCTTTGGTATTTGGGCTTTGACCCTGGCTATACGTTTTTAACGATATACACCATTTTGATTGGATACTATATTTGGCGATACCTTTCAAGACGACACACAATTCAAGTTGTTAAAAAGGAAATCCTTGATGCCGAAAATGTGATCGTTTGTCCGACAATACGTTGGAGTCAAAAACACGTTGCAGTTATGACCGATGATCAGTTCCATGTCGTTGAAGTGAAGGGCGACGATTTAACCGTTCATGATATCTATGATCGAAAACCAATACCGGATAATCCAATGATCAACGCTGCCGTAAAGAATTCAAACCTTGCTGCATTTTTATCGTTTTCACCAGTCTATCGTTGGGAAGTCGAGAACCTCGAGGACGGTTACGAAGTACGATTCATCGACTTACGATACCGTTCTAAGGGGCACTACCCTTTTGTAGCAGTTGTTCGAATGGATGAGAACTTAACGATTACAACCTCCTTTACAGGCTGGGTCTACAGTGAAAAGACGTTAAAACGGAAGCTCGAGTTAGCAACGAATTAA
- a CDS encoding amidohydrolase codes for MKTLIKNATLYPVTSSVKSGDLLIENGKITQIAESISVQNNMNVFEATGMHLLPGFIDVHTHLGLYDEGTGWAGNDANETHEPLTPHIRAIDSIHPLDIAFNDAIKFGITTVHVMPGSANVIGGQTAVIKTHGKNVKNMLVKEKAGLKIALGENPKRIHSGRHNDSITRMGIMGMLREEFYKAKHTDNPNCLRIAPIISVLKREMPVRIHAHRADDILSAVRFADEFDLDLRIEHCTEGHLVVSELADRNLQVSVGPTLTRKSKIELKNKTWQTYRILSEHDVAVSITTDHPYVPIQYLNVCAALAVREGLPIEKAIAGITINPAKNLGIDERVGSLEVGKDADITLWNNHPFHFSALPILTMINGEIVYQKSD; via the coding sequence ATGAAAACATTGATAAAAAATGCAACCCTATACCCGGTTACTTCGTCTGTAAAATCCGGCGATCTGTTAATTGAAAACGGGAAAATTACACAAATCGCTGAAAGTATATCAGTTCAAAATAACATGAATGTCTTTGAAGCAACCGGAATGCATTTGCTGCCTGGTTTTATCGATGTCCATACCCATCTCGGATTATATGATGAAGGCACCGGCTGGGCTGGAAACGACGCAAATGAAACCCATGAACCTTTAACACCCCATATCCGAGCCATCGATAGCATACATCCACTCGATATTGCCTTCAATGATGCCATTAAGTTTGGAATTACGACCGTTCATGTTATGCCTGGCAGCGCAAATGTGATTGGCGGCCAAACCGCTGTCATCAAGACTCATGGAAAGAACGTCAAGAACATGCTCGTAAAGGAAAAAGCCGGCCTGAAAATTGCACTTGGAGAAAACCCGAAACGGATTCATAGCGGCAGACACAATGATTCGATTACGAGGATGGGCATCATGGGAATGTTACGAGAAGAATTTTATAAAGCAAAACACACAGATAACCCAAATTGCTTACGAATAGCGCCGATCATTTCCGTGTTGAAGCGGGAAATGCCTGTTCGAATCCACGCCCATCGTGCCGATGATATTCTTTCTGCAGTTCGATTCGCAGATGAGTTTGATCTCGACCTACGCATTGAACACTGTACAGAGGGTCACTTAGTCGTTTCAGAGCTAGCGGACCGGAACCTTCAAGTCTCAGTCGGACCTACACTTACCCGTAAATCGAAAATTGAACTCAAAAATAAAACGTGGCAAACCTATAGGATTTTAAGTGAGCACGATGTAGCGGTTTCCATAACAACCGACCATCCATACGTACCTATACAGTACTTGAATGTGTGTGCTGCCCTTGCTGTACGAGAAGGTCTGCCCATCGAAAAAGCGATTGCGGGAATTACAATTAATCCTGCCAAAAACCTCGGTATTGATGAACGGGTCGGAAGTCTTGAAGTTGGAAAAGACGCCGATATTACTTTGTGGAATAACCATCCTTTCCACTTTTCGGCACTTCCCATTTTGACGATGATCAATGGTGAAATTGTGTATCAGAAATCGGACTAA
- a CDS encoding SDR family oxidoreductase: MKNIIITGAGTGLGRSLAIQYGKKGDHVFLVGRRIEPLETVKEEIAICGGSATAIACDITNTKDIQNSLHSFLETDRIDLLINNAGTGCFGPLDTYSDDEIEQVLATNIKGTINMTRAILPLLVEQGEGQLMNVISTAGLRGKKNESVYVASKFAVRGFTESLIKELEGTAIQVTAVYMGGMDTPFWDETDHIKDRSRLKSPDTVAELIVDQNAGQAEIFIDR, translated from the coding sequence TTGAAAAATATCATCATTACCGGTGCTGGAACTGGATTAGGCAGGAGCCTTGCAATTCAATACGGAAAAAAAGGCGACCATGTTTTCCTTGTCGGACGCCGAATCGAACCGTTAGAAACGGTAAAAGAAGAAATAGCAATCTGTGGCGGGTCTGCAACTGCAATTGCTTGTGATATAACAAATACAAAGGACATTCAAAATTCGCTCCATTCATTTTTAGAAACCGACCGGATCGACCTTCTGATAAACAATGCCGGAACCGGTTGTTTTGGTCCGCTCGATACATATTCTGATGATGAAATCGAACAAGTATTAGCGACGAACATAAAAGGAACGATCAATATGACGAGGGCGATCCTACCTTTACTTGTTGAACAAGGTGAAGGTCAACTTATGAATGTCATTTCAACCGCCGGACTACGCGGAAAGAAAAATGAATCCGTCTATGTAGCAAGCAAATTCGCGGTACGTGGTTTTACAGAAAGTCTTATTAAGGAACTTGAAGGAACGGCCATCCAAGTGACAGCCGTTTATATGGGCGGAATGGACACCCCGTTTTGGGATGAAACGGACCACATCAAAGACCGCTCCCGCTTAAAGAGTCCTGATACCGTAGCCGAGCTGATTGTTGACCAAAATGCCGGTCAAGCAGAGATTTTTATTGATCGCTAA
- a CDS encoding SOS response-associated peptidase: MCGRFTLTAEIDLLMDWFEIDEWTDIDLKPRFNIAPSQNILAIVSNQRNRRAGLLKWGLIPPWAKDPSIGNKLINARAETAMEKPSFRNAIKRRRCLIPASGFYEWKKEGKQKQPKYIQMKEDNLFAFAGLWERWSDDSGNPLHTCTILTTKPNELMEDIHNRMPVILPKDEYSRWLKSDEEPEAIEDLLQPYDAEKMAAHNVSTLVNSPRNELPECIEEM; the protein is encoded by the coding sequence ATGTGTGGAAGATTTACGCTTACAGCAGAAATCGACCTCCTGATGGATTGGTTTGAAATTGATGAATGGACAGATATCGATCTAAAACCAAGGTTCAATATCGCGCCTTCTCAAAACATCTTAGCCATAGTATCAAACCAAAGAAATCGACGTGCTGGGCTTTTAAAATGGGGGCTTATTCCACCATGGGCGAAAGACCCATCAATCGGAAACAAGCTGATCAATGCCCGTGCCGAAACCGCTATGGAAAAACCGAGCTTCCGCAATGCAATTAAGAGGCGCAGGTGTCTTATTCCGGCAAGCGGATTTTATGAATGGAAAAAGGAAGGCAAACAAAAACAGCCCAAATACATTCAAATGAAGGAAGACAATCTTTTTGCTTTTGCAGGTCTCTGGGAGAGGTGGTCCGATGATAGCGGTAACCCATTACATACGTGCACAATTTTAACGACAAAACCGAATGAACTGATGGAGGACATACATAACCGGATGCCAGTTATTTTACCTAAAGATGAATATTCACGTTGGCTGAAATCCGATGAAGAACCAGAAGCAATCGAGGATTTGCTGCAACCATACGATGCTGAGAAAATGGCCGCACATAATGTTTCAACGCTAGTCAACTCGCCAAGAAACGAATTGCCTGAATGTATTGAAGAAATGTAA
- a CDS encoding TIGR01777 family oxidoreductase → MNIAITGGTGFVGQALTDHLTRQGYSVYVLTRNPEDKPDKNNVTYIKWLTDDSDPSTELPDLSAIVNLAGETINGRWTEEKKEKIISSRITATQEIVNIIAAQPNKPSVLINASAIGFYGTSMTRTFDETVQEPGNDFLSHVTENWEREAAKAKAFGVRVVYTRFGLILDGDEGALPRIAIPYKIFAGGPIGSGEQWYSWIHINDIVGLIDFAINNETVDGPLNATSPHPVQMHVFGKVLGKTLNRPHWFPTPGFLLRGALGEMSTLILDGQKVYPQKALNDGYKFQFPTLTSALNAIYNK, encoded by the coding sequence ATGAATATCGCCATAACAGGTGGGACTGGTTTTGTTGGACAAGCACTGACCGATCACCTAACTCGCCAGGGATACTCTGTGTATGTACTAACCCGAAACCCAGAAGACAAACCCGATAAAAACAACGTAACCTACATAAAATGGCTCACGGACGACAGTGATCCTAGTACTGAATTACCGGATCTGTCAGCTATCGTCAATTTGGCAGGAGAAACGATTAACGGTCGATGGACGGAAGAAAAAAAGGAAAAAATCATATCGAGCCGGATCACCGCAACTCAAGAAATCGTCAATATAATTGCAGCTCAACCAAATAAGCCCTCTGTTTTAATAAACGCATCAGCAATCGGTTTTTACGGTACGTCCATGACGAGAACATTTGATGAAACTGTACAGGAACCAGGCAATGATTTTCTTTCCCACGTTACAGAAAACTGGGAACGGGAAGCTGCAAAAGCAAAAGCTTTCGGGGTGCGTGTTGTTTATACCCGCTTCGGTTTGATCCTGGATGGCGATGAAGGTGCACTGCCCCGGATTGCAATTCCCTATAAAATATTTGCCGGAGGACCTATTGGTTCTGGTGAGCAATGGTACTCCTGGATTCATATAAATGATATTGTCGGTCTGATTGATTTTGCGATTAACAATGAAACCGTTGATGGACCCTTGAATGCCACCTCTCCTCATCCAGTGCAGATGCATGTTTTCGGAAAAGTACTTGGAAAAACACTAAACCGGCCGCATTGGTTTCCTACCCCAGGATTTTTATTACGCGGTGCACTTGGTGAGATGAGTACATTGATTTTGGACGGTCAAAAGGTTTATCCACAGAAGGCATTAAACGATGGCTATAAATTTCAATTTCCTACACTTACATCTGCTTTAAATGCAATCTATAATAAATAA
- the recX gene encoding recombination regulator RecX, which translates to MKITKITVQKKNKSRYNVYVDCGHGEEFGFAIDEDVYIKFGIEKGMELSAKEISELQSEDEVRKGFNQAVNYLSYRMRSCQEIVEYLKKKEVPTSAIEAIMKRLQELKYIDDLEFAKMFIRSKVTTSQKGPKALEQELKLKGVSEAIIEKAILVYPQDQQIESATKLAKKKAKQNQKLSEIAAKQKIGQLLKQKGFSWTIIEQAIEKASLQKDEQEEREALDIQAQKAHRKYRKFSGWEYKQKMKQQLYRKGFSIELIDEWLNETEISDQ; encoded by the coding sequence ATGAAAATAACAAAGATCACAGTTCAAAAGAAAAATAAAAGCCGATACAATGTTTATGTTGATTGTGGGCATGGGGAAGAATTCGGATTTGCAATTGATGAGGATGTCTATATTAAGTTTGGAATTGAAAAGGGCATGGAACTCAGTGCGAAGGAAATATCCGAATTACAGTCAGAGGACGAAGTGCGAAAAGGCTTTAATCAGGCTGTGAACTATTTATCGTACAGAATGAGGTCGTGTCAAGAAATCGTCGAATATTTAAAGAAGAAGGAAGTTCCCACTTCAGCAATTGAGGCGATTATGAAACGCCTTCAAGAATTAAAGTATATAGATGACCTTGAGTTCGCAAAAATGTTCATACGTAGTAAAGTGACAACTTCTCAAAAAGGACCGAAAGCGCTGGAACAAGAGTTGAAGCTGAAGGGTGTTTCGGAAGCGATCATAGAAAAGGCGATCCTTGTATATCCACAAGATCAGCAAATTGAATCCGCGACAAAGCTTGCAAAGAAAAAGGCGAAACAGAACCAAAAACTAAGTGAGATAGCGGCAAAGCAAAAGATCGGTCAGCTTTTGAAGCAAAAAGGTTTTTCATGGACTATTATTGAACAAGCAATTGAAAAAGCCTCCCTTCAAAAAGATGAACAAGAAGAGCGGGAGGCATTGGATATACAAGCTCAAAAGGCCCATCGTAAGTATCGGAAATTTTCAGGCTGGGAATATAAACAGAAGATGAAGCAGCAATTGTATAGAAAAGGATTTTCTATCGAGCTGATTGATGAATGGCTAAATGAAACTGAGATTAGCGATCAATAA
- the rlmD gene encoding 23S rRNA (uracil(1939)-C(5))-methyltransferase RlmD produces the protein MKTKDVHVKTGDKIPVTIKRLGINGEGVGFYKKKVTFIPGALPGEEVIAKVDKSFPNRIEANLATIKKRSDDRVKPPCPIYEECGGCQLQHLKYEAQLREKKDIVRQAFQRYTSYNAHHIPLKDTIGMEDPWNYRNKSQLQVAKKEAGVIAGLYGIGSHKLIDLTNCMVQHPETSNVTNVIKSILGDLNISIYNERKRTGMVRTIVTRVSFQTKQVQVVLVTAERNLPKKDLLIQEIKSRLPQVVSLLQNINGQKTSVIFGDKTIHLEGGETIQETLGDLSFELSARAFFQLNPIQTVKLYNQVRRAAKLTGVEKVVDAYCGVGTIGLWLAKDAKEIRGMDVIQDSIRDASENAIKHGYSNADYVTGKAEYWLPKWLKEGWKPDVIVVDPPRTGCDQTFLQTVAKIKPKKLVYVSCNPSTLAKDVNFLSESGFKIQSLQPVDMFPHTSHVEVVAALTLNKK, from the coding sequence AAGAAAGTTACATTCATTCCTGGAGCCCTTCCAGGGGAAGAGGTTATAGCGAAAGTTGACAAATCCTTTCCAAATCGGATCGAAGCGAATTTAGCCACTATAAAGAAACGATCAGATGACCGGGTAAAACCCCCATGTCCGATTTATGAGGAATGTGGAGGCTGTCAGTTGCAGCATCTTAAGTATGAAGCTCAGCTTCGCGAAAAGAAGGATATTGTTCGTCAAGCATTTCAGCGGTATACGAGTTACAATGCCCATCATATACCGTTAAAAGATACGATTGGAATGGAAGACCCTTGGAACTACCGAAATAAAAGTCAGCTTCAGGTGGCTAAAAAAGAGGCGGGAGTTATTGCGGGACTTTATGGTATCGGATCTCACAAGCTGATTGATTTGACGAATTGTATGGTCCAGCATCCCGAAACATCGAATGTCACGAATGTGATCAAATCGATTCTGGGGGATCTGAACATTTCGATTTATAACGAAAGAAAACGTACAGGGATGGTCAGGACGATTGTAACGCGAGTGAGTTTTCAAACCAAACAGGTACAGGTTGTCCTAGTAACGGCCGAACGTAATCTTCCTAAAAAAGACTTGCTTATTCAGGAGATTAAAAGTCGCTTGCCACAAGTCGTTTCTCTTTTACAAAACATTAACGGACAAAAAACATCGGTCATTTTCGGAGATAAAACGATCCATTTGGAAGGCGGAGAAACAATCCAAGAGACACTTGGTGATCTTTCATTTGAGTTATCCGCAAGAGCCTTTTTTCAATTGAATCCAATTCAAACGGTAAAATTATATAACCAAGTTCGGAGAGCGGCGAAACTGACTGGTGTAGAAAAAGTAGTTGATGCATATTGTGGAGTTGGAACGATCGGGTTGTGGCTAGCAAAGGATGCAAAAGAAATACGCGGAATGGATGTCATTCAGGATTCAATTCGGGATGCCTCCGAAAATGCCATCAAACATGGCTATTCGAATGCTGACTATGTAACGGGTAAAGCAGAATATTGGCTTCCTAAATGGCTGAAGGAAGGCTGGAAACCTGACGTCATCGTGGTCGATCCTCCTCGGACAGGCTGTGACCAAACGTTTTTACAAACAGTTGCGAAAATCAAACCGAAAAAATTGGTTTATGTATCATGTAACCCATCAACCCTAGCAAAAGACGTCAATTTCTTATCTGAATCAGGATTCAAAATACAAAGTTTACAGCCTGTGGATATGTTCCCGCATACGTCACATGTTGAAGTAGTTGCAGCCTTAACTTTAAACAAAAAATAG
- a CDS encoding GNAT family N-acetyltransferase translates to MLKKRDLSECHVLYDLMVDPAVFPFVRQKAGSFEEFMFLTKQTIEAEDRGELISRTILDEWHNPIGTINLFDIQNQCGFLGTWLGKPYHGKGYNQPAKEEFFNELFFEKEIQTILMRIRKTNLRSKYAAQKFPYITLANDVRTEIYQQLNTFEDVYDLYQIERDTYYLYTLREAVNEEVIREA, encoded by the coding sequence ATGTTAAAGAAACGTGATCTTTCAGAGTGTCATGTTTTGTACGATTTGATGGTGGACCCAGCGGTCTTCCCTTTTGTGCGTCAAAAGGCAGGCTCATTCGAGGAATTCATGTTTTTGACGAAACAAACAATTGAGGCCGAAGATCGTGGTGAGTTGATCTCGAGAACCATTTTGGATGAATGGCATAACCCGATTGGAACGATCAACCTTTTTGATATCCAAAATCAATGTGGTTTTTTAGGAACATGGCTCGGAAAGCCATATCACGGAAAAGGGTATAACCAGCCAGCAAAAGAGGAATTTTTCAATGAACTCTTTTTTGAGAAGGAAATCCAAACGATTTTGATGCGAATCCGAAAAACGAATCTTCGTTCAAAGTATGCTGCGCAAAAATTTCCATACATTACGCTTGCTAACGATGTCCGAACAGAAATATATCAACAATTAAACACGTTTGAAGACGTTTATGATTTATACCAAATTGAGCGTGACACCTATTATTTATACACATTACGCGAAGCGGTAAACGAAGAAGTTATTCGTGAAGCTTGA
- the mutY gene encoding A/G-specific adenine glycosylase, with translation MGCHNLKLSINKEAFQSDLLNWYNTDHRDLPWRKVRDPYKIWVSEIMLQQTRVDTVIPYFERFMELFPTATALADADEEKVLKAWEGLGYYSRARNLQSAVREVKETYNGEIPADPDAIQSLKGVGPYTAGAISSIAFGLPEPAVDGNVMRVLSRVLHIEDDIAKPQTRKLFEGAVRQLISKENPSHFNQGLMELGATVCTPKSPTCLFCPVQQYCQAFEKGIQDTLPVKKKKIKKRTVPVAVALLTDESGNTLIEKRPENGLLANLWQFPNYETEGSKVDLTEQLKNYLEGRYPITVDLNEHLIDFQHVFSHLTWKLTVYSGTFKMNELMNTDAKIVNKLELEQYPLPVSHQKIAAIWKEK, from the coding sequence ATGGGTTGTCACAATCTAAAACTTTCGATAAATAAAGAAGCATTTCAATCTGATTTACTTAATTGGTATAATACGGATCACCGGGATCTCCCATGGAGAAAGGTACGCGACCCTTATAAAATCTGGGTTTCTGAAATTATGCTTCAGCAAACAAGAGTCGATACGGTCATTCCTTATTTCGAACGCTTCATGGAGCTTTTTCCAACTGCAACAGCTCTTGCGGATGCTGATGAAGAAAAGGTTTTAAAAGCTTGGGAAGGCCTCGGCTATTATTCAAGAGCGCGCAATCTGCAGTCCGCTGTTCGTGAAGTAAAGGAAACCTATAATGGTGAAATTCCTGCCGATCCCGATGCGATTCAATCACTAAAGGGTGTTGGTCCATATACTGCCGGTGCAATATCAAGCATAGCCTTCGGGTTGCCGGAGCCAGCAGTGGATGGAAATGTGATGCGTGTTTTATCCCGAGTTTTACATATTGAAGACGATATCGCAAAACCTCAAACCCGTAAATTATTTGAGGGGGCAGTTAGACAGCTCATTTCAAAGGAAAACCCTTCTCACTTTAATCAAGGACTAATGGAGCTTGGAGCAACAGTCTGTACACCGAAATCACCTACTTGTTTATTTTGTCCAGTTCAACAATACTGTCAAGCTTTTGAAAAAGGGATACAAGACACGCTTCCAGTTAAAAAGAAAAAAATCAAGAAAAGAACGGTTCCGGTTGCTGTTGCGCTATTGACTGATGAGAGCGGCAATACGCTTATTGAAAAACGACCAGAAAACGGGCTGCTTGCAAACCTTTGGCAATTTCCGAACTACGAAACAGAAGGTAGTAAAGTTGATCTTACTGAACAATTGAAAAACTATTTAGAGGGTCGTTATCCGATAACTGTCGATCTAAATGAGCATTTGATCGATTTTCAGCATGTGTTTTCACACTTGACGTGGAAGCTTACTGTTTATTCGGGAACATTTAAAATGAATGAACTGATGAATACCGATGCTAAAATTGTTAATAAGCTTGAGCTGGAACAATATCCATTACCGGTTTCACATCAAAAAATTGCCGCGATTTGGAAAGAAAAATAA
- the sspK gene encoding small, acid-soluble spore protein K, giving the protein MRNKAKDFPNRISPSGEPRAKEEYASKRANGTTQTHPFERMRRSNQS; this is encoded by the coding sequence ATGCGTAATAAAGCTAAAGACTTTCCTAATCGGATTTCTCCCTCGGGTGAACCCCGGGCAAAAGAAGAATATGCATCAAAACGAGCCAATGGGACGACCCAAACACATCCATTCGAGCGAATGAGGCGTTCCAATCAATCCTGA